A single region of the Glycine max cultivar Williams 82 chromosome 20, Glycine_max_v4.0, whole genome shotgun sequence genome encodes:
- the LOC100777780 gene encoding pentatricopeptide repeat-containing protein At3g63370, chloroplastic, whose product MSTSIVTPLPLKSISVNTLNKGTLNPAFQSLTLLSTHPLATPSRLEHAHSLLLDLCVAVKALPQGQQLHARLLKSHLSAFLATKLLHMYEKCGSLKDAVKVFDEMTERTIFTWNAMMGAFVSSGKYLEAIELYKEMRVLGVAIDACTFPSVLKACGALGESRLGAEIHGVAVKCGFGEFVFVCNALIAMYGKCGDLGGARVLFDGIMMEKEDTVSWNSIISAHVTEGKCLEALSLFRRMQEVGVASNTYTFVAALQGVEDPSFVKLGMGIHGAALKSNHFADVYVANALIAMYAKCGRMEDAERVFASMLCRDYVSWNTLLSGLVQNELYRDALNYFRDMQNSAQKPDQVSVLNLIAASGRSGNLLNGKEVHAYAIRNGLDSNMQIGNTLIDMYAKCCCVKHMGYAFECMHEKDLISWTTIIAGYAQNECHLEAINLFRKVQVKGMDVDPMMIGSVLRACSGLKSRNFIREIHGYVFKRDLADIMLQNAIVNVYGEVGHRDYARRAFESIRSKDIVSWTSMITCCVHNGLPVEALELFYSLKQTNIQPDSIAIISALSATANLSSLKKGKEIHGFLIRKGFFLEGPIASSLVDMYACCGTVENSRKMFHSVKQRDLILWTSMINANGMHGCGNEAIALFKKMTDENVIPDHITFLALLYACSHSGLMVEGKRFFEIMKYGYQLEPWPEHYACMVDLLSRSNSLEEAYQFVRSMPIKPSSEVWCALLGACHIHSNKELGELAAKELLQSDTKNSGKYALISNIFAADGRWNDVEEVRLRMKGNGLKKNPGCSWIEVDNKIHTFMARDKSHPQTDDIYLKLAQFTKLLGKKGGYIAQTKFVFHNVSEEEKTQMLYRHSERLALGYGLLVTPKGTSIRITKNLRICDDCHTFFKIASEVSQRALVVRDANRFHHFERGLCSCGDFW is encoded by the coding sequence ATGTCCACTTCAATCGTCActcctcttcctctcaaatCCATCTCTGTCAACACCCTCAATAAAGGAACACTCAATCCCGCTTTTCAATCCTTAACCCTCCTTTCTACTCACCCGCTCGCAACCCCCTCGCGTCTCGAGCACGCGCATTCTCTCCTCCTCGACCTCTGCGTCGCCGTGAAAGCCCTCCCGCAAGGCCAACAGTTGCATGCCCGTTTGCTAAAATCTCACCTTTCGGCGTTTCTGGCCACCAAGCTTCTGCACATGTACGAAAAGTGTGGGTCTTTGAAAGATGCAGTAAAGGTGTTCGATGAAATGACTGAAAGAACTATTTTCACCTGGAATGCCATGATGGGTGCGTTTGTGTCAAGTGGCAAATACCTCGAAGCAATTGAGCTGTATAAAGAGATGAGAGTTCTTGGGGTGGCGATAGATGCTTGTACTTTTCCCTCTGTGCTTAAAGCGTGTGGTGCTCTTGGTGAAAGCCGCTTGGGGGCTGAAATCCATGGTGTGGCGGTTAAGTGTGGATTTGGTGAGTTTGTGTTTGTGTGCAATGCACTTATTGCTATGTATGGGAAGTGTGGTGATCTTGGTGGGGCTAGGGTGTTGTTTGATGGGATTATGATGGAGAAAGAGGACACTGTGTCTTGGAATTCTATTATTTCGGCACATGTAACGGAAGGGAAGTGTTTGGAGGCATTGTCGCTTTTTAGAAGGATGCAGGAGGTTGGTGTTGCTAGTAATACGTATACTTTTGTTGCAGCTCTTCAGGGTGTTGAGGATCCCTCGTTTGTTAAACTGGGTATGGGGATACATGGTGCAGCATTGAAATCTAACCATTTTGCTGATGTCTATGTTGCCAATGCTTTGATTGCTATGTATGCAAAATGTGGTCGAATGGAGGACGCTGAAAGAGTTTTTGCAAGTATGCTTTGCAGGGATTATGTGTCGTGGAATACATTGCTTTCTGGTTTGGTTCAAAATGAGCTGTATAGGGATGCTCTAAATTACTTCCGAGATATGCAGAATTCTGCTCAAAAGCCTGACCAGGTGTCAGTGTTAAACTTGATTGCGGCATCTGGCCGATCGGGAAATTTATTGAACGGGAAGGAAGTTCATGCCTATGCAATAAGAAATGGACTGGATTCTAATATGCAGATTGGGAACACCTTGATAGATATGTATGCCAAGTGTTGTTGTGTGAAACATATGGGCTATGCTTTTGAATGTATGCATGAAAAAGACTTGATTTCTTGGACAACTATCATTGCTGGCTATGCTCAGAATGAATGCCATCTGGAAGCAATAAATTTGTTCCGGAAGGTTCAGGTGAAAGGGATGGATGTTGATCCCATGATGATTGGAAGTGTTTTGCGGGCTTGCAGTGGGTTAAAATCTAGAAACTTCATCAGAGAAATCCATGGTTATGTTTTTAAAAGAGATTTAGCTGATATAATGCTACAAAATGCCATTGTCAATGTATATGGAGAGGTTGGGCACAGAGATTACGCAAGACGTGCATTTGAATCAATTAGATCCAAAGATATTGTGTCTTGGACAAGTATGATTACCTGTTGTGTTCATAATGGACTTCCGGTTGAAGCTCTTGAACTTTTCTACTCTTTAAAACAAACTAATATTCAACCTGATTCTATAGCGATCATTAGTGCACTCTCTGCCACTGCTAATTTATCTTCATTGAAGAAAGGGAAGGAGATACATGGATTTCTGATTAGGAAGGGTTTCTTCTTGGAGGGACCAATTGCTAGCTCGCTGGTGGACATGTATGCTTGCTGTGGAACTGTGGAGAACTCAAGAAAGATGTTTCATTCTGTAAAACAGAGAGATCTAATTTTATGGACTTCTATGATTAATGCAAATGGAATGCATGGATGTGGAAATGAGGCCATTGCGTTATTCAAGAAAATGACTGATGAAAATGTTATTCCTGATCACATAACCTTTTTGGCTTTATTATATGCATGCAGCCATTCAGGATTGATGGTTGAAGGTAAGAGGTTTTTTGAAATTATGAAATATGGATATCAATTGGAACCCTGGCCAGAGCACTATGCCTGTATGGTCGATCTCCTCAGCCGTTCTAATTCCCTGGAAGAGGCTTACCAGTTTGTGAGAAGCATGCCTATCAAACCTTCTTCTGAAGTCTGGTGTGCTCTTcttggggcatgccacattcaTTCTAATAAAGAATTGGGAGAGCTTGCAGCAAAGGAGCTCTTACAATCGGATACAAAGAATTCAGGAAAGTATGCACTGATATCAAACATCTTTGCAGCAGATGGAAGATGGAATGATGTTGAAGAAGTGAGGTTGAGAATGAAGGGAAATGGGTTGAAGAAAAACCCAGGATGCAGTTGGATTGAGGTTGACAACAAGATTCACACCTTCATGGCAAGGGACAAGTCTCATCCACAGACTGATGACATTTATCTAAAATTAGCTCAATTTACAAAACTTTTGGGAAAAAAAGGGGGCTATATAGCTCAAACTAAGTTTGTATTCCACAATGTTAGCGAAGAAGAGAAAACACAGATGCTATATAGACATAGTGAAAGGTTGGCACTTGGTTATGGTCTGCTTGTTACCCCAAAAGGTACTTCTATTCGAATCACCAAGAACCTTCGTATTTGTGACGATTGTCATACATTCTTTAAGATAGCATCAGAAGTCTCCCAACGGGCCCTTGTTGTAAGGGATGCCAACAGGTTCCATCATTTTGAAAGAGGACTCTGTTCATGTGGAGATTTCTGGTGA